The window ACGGTCGTCGGTCGAGCAGTGCAGCGACGCATGCACGCATGCGGCAGTCAAAGCGTACGTatgctttttctttctctctcgtACGTCGATTGGGAGAGGTCGTCGTCTCTGGTGTACAGTGTACTACTCTCTCTACTTCTCTAGTCTCTGTAGTCCAACCAAAGAGAGGCAGCAAAAGATCAACATGGATACAGCCAGAAGTGATAAGTTATCACTGGATCCAGGTCACCTTATGCATGCGTGCCTCCAGATCAAGTGAATTGTGCAGCATTGTCGCTTTCATTAATTAGTTGTGTCACGTCAACGTTCTTGGCCTGTTAGCAGCACTCCAGTCTCCAGCTAGTGCTCCTGTGTTTTACGCTTTTGCTGCTGTTGGATGTTGCCGACCGAGGTCGCTGATAGATGCTGGATTGCTGCCGACTTATCGCGGTTTGTTGGAATCTTCCTCTTTCAGACACAAAAGAAACAACTTTGTTGCTGGACCCGTCAAAAGGTAggggagaaaaataaaaggcaGAGAGGATAAGAAAATATCGCCGGTGAAGTCGATGTGGCGTTTGACAGAGTACAGTTGCGTGAATGCGTCGATCGTCGATCACTGTAACGGACCAAGAACACTTCAGTGGATATTAGCTGTATGACTGTATCCGGTTAGCTCAGGACCTAGCCATATCTAGGGTCCGCATATCAACGAGAAAAATGAAAAGCGAAACAACAAAAGGACTCAAACGCCCGTGTAGTAGCCGACATGTCTAATGTTTTGGAACAAGTTCACTTTGAGTCTCTTAAAaatgacccgaatctaatccataaccctaaactgcaaaaccagatatgtcGACCCTCGAATTATTgaaaccggtgtaatttgacttccttggtggttttggagagcggtttcgctgacgtggcggttaGGTGGCATTTGAATTTAAAACGTATATGTGGACTCggttgtcattcacacacataaaaattgtggggcccactagcatgtgggccccacatgccatCTTctatctctttcttcttcctccctgctctctttctttctctttctcttctctccccaTAATTTTTAGGGTAAATtgaaaccatgccattataattttgcaaagtttgagatataccatcggtatctcaatgacatgacatgtagaacccacatgagtcaatcacatgtgggtcaggatggcatatctcaaattttgtaaaattataatggcatggttccaattttccccaatttttatgtgtgtgaatgacaacaTGTGGAGTATacatttttaattcaaatgccacctaagcgccacgtcaaccccatagactaggtcaacaccaccacgtcagcaaaaccgtcctccaaaaccaccaggagagtcaaattgcaccggtttcaatagtttggggtcgagatatccggttttgcgatttagggtcatggattagattcgggtcacttttaagggagGCAAAGTGCACTTATTCCTAATGCCTTCTAACACGATTTTTACGGCCCGTTTAGACCCATAGCCCACAACTCCAGTTGGAATTCACGGCCCATTATAAATTTATGGGCCCAGATCACGGCCCATGCAGAAATAACTGCGGCAACTGCTCACTGCTCAGACCAACCAGAAGCCAACCGGAGTtaaggaagaagggaaggaaagCCACCCGAGCAAGCGGATCACATCGAGGTAGGGGAGGACCGGAGGAGCTGAGCTCAGCTCGGTGAGGGGTGGACTGGGAGTGCGTGGGTGGGTGTGATGGAGTGGacgacggtggaggcggcgaacgGGGCCAAGCTGAGCGTGCGGCTGTTcaagccggcggcgggggcggaggcggcggcggcggaggacgtcgCGGTGGTGCTGGTGCACCCCTACACGATCCTGGGCGGCGTGCAGGGCCTGCTGCGCGGGATCGCCGAGGGCGTCGCGCGGCGCGGGTACCGCGCCGTCACCTTCGACATGCGCGGCGCCGGGAGGTCCACCGGCCGCGCCTCGCTCACCGGCTCCACCGAGGTCGGGGACGTCGAGGCCGTCTGCCGCTGGGTCGCTGACAATCTCAACCCGCgcggcgtcctcctcgtcggctcctCCGCTGGTAGGttgctgatttttctttttccccaaaTGACGTCGGTGCCCTTGTTTCATTCTCACCGAAGCTTCACAGAAGAGGGTTATGGTAATCGACCAAGTGATTTGCTCATTAGAAACTGTATTGATCTAACTGAATATGCAATTGGCGATTAGCCACTTAAATGGACCTGCAAGAAAATAGAAACAGCTTGTGCGTTGCAGCAGAACTGAAGTATCAGGTTTTTGGTCTTATGGATTTGGCATCAAATATACTAGCATGTTATTATTTCAGTGTCTTTGAAGTACAAATACAGAGTTACCTGGGTATTAGTCACATTGATTTGTTTTAGGTGACTCTGTGCAGATGCAAAGTAATCCACAAGAAGTTTCAATGGCGAAATTTCCCTTCTGTCAGGGTAGCCTAGTGTCCTCAGAAGCAACGTCTCTTGCTTGTTTACAGCTAGAACCATTGTTTTTCAGCAAATCCTGACTTTAGGCAATATATCATAACCTATTTTTATGAGCATATTTACATTTAGTTGGTTGCTTCTAGGTGTACCTACTTCTGGCCTATTCATTAGCTGTGGCTACTGAGACCTACTCAAACTGAACCTCTTCACGCGCTGTTCCCTGGACTCCAAAGTCATACATATAGTTATGATTTAAGATTTATGAATTCTTATGATTTAGTTATGTCAAGTTGTCAACAGATAGTGCTGCAAGTATAACTGATTATGTGTAAAACAATTGTGTTAAGATAATGACTCATATTCCACATACAAGTTTTCTTCAACCATTCTTGCAGCTGTTAGATCATGCTTAGTCATATATCTATATCCACTTTCCTGATGCAGGAGCACCAATAGCGGGATCTGCAGTTGATAAGGTTGACCAGGTCATTGGTTATGTTAGCATTGGGTACCCATTTGGTCTAATGGCCTCGGTCCTATTTGGCAGACACCACAATGCTATCCTCAAGTCTGAGAAACCAAAGTTATTCGTCATGGGAACTAAAGATGGCTTCACAAGTGTAAAGCAGCTGCAAAACAAGCTCAAGAATGCAGCAGGACGGGTTGATACTCACTTGATCGAAGGAGCTGGCCACTTCCAAATGGAAGGCCCTGCTTTTGATGCACGAATGGTTGACCTTATTGTTAATTTCATCAAATCCTTGCCCAAATAGCATTGACAGTGACTGTGTGCAAATTTGTCATGATTGTAGTGAGTTAGTGACAAACAAAAGAAGCTATTGAACAGTGCATTCATGGTGTGTATTTTCTCATCTTGTAATTGTACACTTGGTGTTGTAATTTTAGTTCAATCCGTGTTTCTTTCGAAGCCTAGTGTAAGATGATGAGTTTCAGATACAATACATTTACAGGATATGACATTTCATGGTTTCAGTCATCAAGTTGTTACCCTGCACTGTGATCAATTTCTTCCAGATGTTGCCCATTCAGTATGTACATGCTTCTCCTTGTGAGTGCAAGTGGTCAATATCCTTGCCATTTACCAGTCCAAAATATATACTCATTTTATGATAATGGAACCCAACAGTTTCCTGGTTCAGGTAGGACTTCTGTCTGTCGAAGTCTTATATGTTTGTTGAACTGTAACTTTATCTTGGTTATATAAATGCTGTTGATCTCATCCATTTTTTGTTGTCAGGCTTTTGGTGGCCTTTGTGACGATGAATGAAGAACCGAGTTAACAGTTTCAGAATCCTGTTGATCCAAAGTATATTCTTTAAACATTTTGCCCGGGCCACGTTAGATTCGGCTGTGttgtttgaggggttttgtcaGCTATTAAGACCTGACTGATGAGCCAACTAAGATGGGAAAGCATATGCAAGGTTGCTATTCTCCTGCTGTTGTTGAGTCTGCAATCCTACCAAGAGCTAAGTGCCAGTTAACTTTCTGTCAAAAACTGGTGCAGAAAAAAGACTTGCAGCTTGCAAGTTTTTTAAGCTTGTAGCCAGTTAACTCGTCATAGGTTAGACTTGAATCGAGCTAAGAGATGGCTAACTCAACTTGCATAGTTATGCTTCTACAGAAAATTGGTGTCTACAGTACTTTTAGTTATCTGTCAGCAAATGGTGTGCTGGTGTGGTCATGCAGTGCCCTCAAGAGTGTGGTCCTAACTTGCTTTGCTTTACTTGTAAAATCTGCATCGCAGCTTCAGTGCAATGTTTCCCCAGCTGATGCGATACTGATGAGACTCACATGCTGATACAGAGGTACTAATGAAACAGGCAGGCTTTTCTTGCCCATCTCATGTATCCTGATGACTGGATTATACGCTCACGAGTCATGAACTTATCCGATGATAAATATCCGAAATGAAGAGGTCAAATGACCCCCCCCCCCTATCCAAACCATATCTAAATTTCAAAAGAACTAGCTGgatggcccgcgcaattgcgcggctagcatccaaacaaaatcatatcttTTTCAGTATTATTTTACTTaagatttattaaatagctatcccTATACttttaattatatagtttttaaaagtcacatcaGCTGCTACCCCTTACTTTTATCAGatacttctttatttgcttgctcggtcTACCACTATTTTTATTCATTCTCCTTAAAACCTTTAAAATTTGGATCTTATTTGAGTTTATTAtctcgttgggtttcgtttttataatttctagaagtcccgtcgaacgctgccattatactcctctacgggccgtccactgtcttttctctttattatcattgggattttaCAAATCGAATATAATTATCGTTCGGgatcatttttttactttctataagtcccGCCAAACTGTCAGTGgctttgccattatactcctttatggctcgcccgctgcctcccttctttattgtcattgagattataaaatcgaacatgattatcattgttttttttttactttttagaagttccgaacctttaaaaattggaccttatagtttttagactttattgtctcattgggtttcattttttataatttttagaagtcccgtcaaacaaTGCCACTATACTTCTCTACGGCCCATCCGCCGCctattctttattgtcattaggattctaaaaatagaacataactatcgttggaattcattttttattttctagaagtctcaCCAACTGTCGACGGCTCTGTAACTGTACTCCTATACACGCCGCACTCTACTTCTCGTTTTTGTTATCATTAAGATTtttaaaatcgaatatgattatcaatgggtttttttttactttctagaagtctcggCAACAGCCTTATCCGTTTGCTTCACGTCCTACCTGTCGTCCCTTCTTTTAATAATCATTAGGATTCAATTTGGTGTTTTACTAACAGTTTTTATATGCCGTATCAACCGCTACCACTCTACTCTTTTATAGGcatgttaattaatttatctcgtcatgtgttttagatagtcttttttttccaatagtctttattttttatcatcaatttttgttatttataaattgtattcctaattgaattcttttttcttttttaat of the Oryza sativa Japonica Group chromosome 2, ASM3414082v1 genome contains:
- the LOC4330526 gene encoding uncharacterized protein — its product is MEWTTVEAANGAKLSVRLFKPAAGAEAAAAEDVAVVLVHPYTILGGVQGLLRGIAEGVARRGYRAVTFDMRGAGRSTGRASLTGSTEVGDVEAVCRWVADNLNPRGVLLVGSSAGAPIAGSAVDKVDQVIGYVSIGYPFGLMASVLFGRHHNAILKSEKPKLFVMGTKDGFTSVKQLQNKLKNAAGRVDTHLIEGAGHFQMEGPAFDARMVDLIVNFIKSLPK